The Streptomyces cadmiisoli genome has a segment encoding these proteins:
- a CDS encoding TetR/AcrR family transcriptional regulator, whose product MNRLIEHDSVKAARILDSARALVLEHGVRKVTIAEIAAAAGVGKGTVYLYWETKEDLFVGLAAREVLGCIEAINDQIAQDPQCILPRRLSPLLIRTTLGNPWMRWLWSEDSALRQLLHRPADQERFAEATASAMGGAVISILRDCGIVRDDLPLPRQIYALHSVLVGFATVMSDVEGAGRFGIDDPEAALADTVHLLLERPRDPAARDVAKAAEAVRTRFNEIHDNLLGLVTVGAAGTR is encoded by the coding sequence GTGAACCGACTGATCGAACACGACTCCGTCAAGGCGGCCAGAATCCTCGACAGCGCACGCGCGCTGGTCCTGGAGCACGGTGTCCGCAAGGTGACCATCGCGGAGATCGCTGCGGCCGCAGGCGTCGGCAAGGGCACGGTCTACCTCTACTGGGAGACCAAGGAAGACCTGTTCGTCGGGCTGGCCGCACGCGAGGTGCTGGGCTGTATCGAAGCCATCAACGACCAGATCGCCCAGGACCCGCAGTGCATCCTGCCCCGCCGTCTGTCTCCGCTGCTGATCCGCACGACCCTGGGCAACCCGTGGATGCGATGGCTTTGGAGCGAGGACAGTGCACTTCGGCAACTGCTCCACCGCCCCGCCGACCAAGAGCGCTTCGCCGAGGCCACCGCGAGCGCGATGGGCGGCGCGGTCATTTCGATCCTGCGCGACTGCGGGATAGTGCGCGACGATCTCCCGCTGCCCAGGCAGATCTACGCCCTGCACTCCGTGCTGGTCGGGTTCGCCACGGTCATGAGTGACGTCGAGGGCGCAGGCCGCTTCGGCATCGATGACCCCGAAGCCGCACTCGCCGACACGGTCCACCTGCTGCTCGAACGGCCGCGCGACCCGGCCGCGCGCGATGTCGCCAAGGCCGCGGAAGCGGTGCGGACCCGATTCAACGAGATCCACGACAACCTCCTGGGACTCGTCACGGTGGGCGCTGCCGGAACCAGATGA